A stretch of Caenorhabditis elegans chromosome IV DNA encodes these proteins:
- the pxf-1 gene encoding Rap guanine nucleotide exchange factor (Partially confirmed by transcript evidence) has product MDPRKPRQDPVNDARFYESLIKPPHLRTPDDIRNVYEQLRQLDTFSNLFIGPLKALCKTARYERHPAQYILFRDGDVARSWYILLSGSVFIENQIYMPYGCFGKRTGQNHRRTHNCLLLQESEMIVIDYPTEPQSNGMSPRTPPRGIHHSGEPVHQKTPRKSAPNMSVDSIAMPPPPVPPRPLRLPQTAAKGPAPLPPRGLPRTYPLDFPVDIPTTSSSSSNTSYNDQHRSQVYLNGLSADEDTLVRVKHRREKSNSVGGQAQNGISTARRLRGRSTASSTTTEGETASNEGADSDEDEGSMPSQESSSGGFMDLRDSVRECLEKEPSERNSEDLAVLLDFMQHMSAFAALPMSIKRQLCLKMVFAVVNDAGTVVLAHNEKLDSWSVIVNGCVEVVKPSGERVEYKLGDSFGAEPTPATQIHIGEMRTMVDDCEFVLVEHRDFCSIMSTIGDHIEKDRDGLTGEVVSEVERRTVGTHCGQVLIKGKPDKLIHHLVDERDHNVDPHYVDDFLLTYRVFIRDPTTIFEKLMLWFADSIYRDKVARLVLLWVNNHFNDFETNDEMWNLLERFEGALERDGMHSQLSLLNIACSVKAKPRQVILTRRKDDKMMMRLVGGQESGNSVYVAEVFPDTSAAREGVKRADEMLEVNQQSAKYLSAKKAEDLLTGSLSLTLMLKNNVLGYKETIGKIEHNKPKNGTSRSGAGIPMVIPVHKTSITGKKSSTTSSKSGMMEKLMTILKSSKEDSMDFTDEAKISSADLRPSRSNPDITSISQYYGPVRSECPEHVLKIYRNDQTFKYLPVYKETSAQNVVQLALQEFNMTAEGSPEWSLCECTVTIDGVIKQRRLPPQMENLAERIALNSRYYLKNNSRSEPLVPDELAPELLKEAQTQLLSLNAQVVAAQLTLQDFSVFSAIEPTEFLDNLFKLDSKYGSPKLEEFEQLFNREMWWVATEICTERHVQKRAKLIKKFIKVARYCRDLRNFNSMFAIMSGLDKPAVRRLHSSWERVSSKYIRMLDEIHQLVDPSRNMSKYRQHLAEVAQEPPVVPIYPVIKKDLTFAHDGNATYSEKLINFEKLRLIAKSIRGVMKLSSAPYEIASMAERSGGVVMDALLHMNSFENSNVATMRKGMSGKQNQPRKKVYEQALMVRKVKSYLEGLHVVDNEMELDSMSYDIEPQVQTAHRGANSSSTANIRRVPSPTPSSLSSQSAGSADQSSRHRLLFNGTGSISSAGGGSKFGVESPQAVQKMLSLVQNSKVKGAPPQITSPSTSARSSLQRNMPRVTGRQATSSAQGPVQLNEETSTVTTYYQSDVLI; this is encoded by the exons ggaTGGAGATGTCGCACGAAGCTGGTACATTCTACTATCAGGatcagtttttattgaaaatcaaatctACATGCCTTACGGGTG CTTTGGCAAGCGAACAGGACAAAATCATCGAAGGACTCATAATTGTCTGCTGTTACAAGAATCTGAAATGATTGTG attgactATCCAACGGAACCCCAATCGAATGGAATGTCACCACGAACACCTCCTCGAGGAATTCATCATTCAGGAGAACCAGTTCATCAGAAAACTCCTAGAAAATCG GCACCAAATATGTCAGTTGATTCAATTGCAATGCCGCCACCTCCAGTTCCACCTCGTCCTCTACGTCTTCCACAAACTGCAGCTAAAGGCCCAGCTCCTCTGCCGCCACGTGGTTTACCTAGAACATATCCATTGGATTTTCCTGTAGATATTCCAACaacgtcatcatcatcatcaaacaCTTCATATAATGATCAACATCGTAGTCAAGTATATTTGAATGGATTATCCGCTGATGAAGATACTCTTGTTCGAGTGAAGCATAGAAGAGAGAAAAGCAATTCAGTTGGAGGACAAGCCCAGAATGGAATTTCAACTGCTCGGAGGCTTCGAGGAAGAAGCACAGCATCATCTACAACTACTGAAGGTGAAACAGCTTCCAACGAAGGAGCAGATTCAGACGAAGATGAAGGGAGTATGCCTTCACAAGAATCAAGTAGTGGAGGATTCATGGATCTGCGAGATTCTGTCCGAGAATGTCTTGAAAAGGAACCTTCAGAACGAAATTCAGAAGATCTTGCAGTTTTACTCGATTTCATGCAACATATGTCCGCATTTGCCGCTTTGCCGATGTCAATAAAACGTCAGTTATGcttgaaaatggtttttgcGGTAGTAAACGATGCGGGTACGGTAGTTCTTGCTCACAACGAGAAACTCGATTCATGGTCTGTAATAGTGAATGGATGTGTAGAAGTTGTAAAACCATCTGGTGAGCGTGTTGAATACAAGCTCGGAGATTCATTTGGTGCAGAACCAACACCTGCAACACAAATTCATATCGGTGAAATGAGAACAATGGTGGATGATTGTGAATTCGTACTTGTTGAACATCgagatttttgttcaattatgTCGACAATTGGTGATCATATTGAAAAAGATCGAGACGGTTTGACAGGAGAAGTTGTGTCAGAAGTTGAACGAAGGACTGTTGGAACTCATTGTGGACAAGTGCTTATCAAAGGAAAACCAGACAAATTAATACACCATTTAGTGGATGAACGAGATCATAATGTTGATCCACACTATGTCGACGATTTTCTATTGACCTATCGAGTTTTCATAAGAGATCCAACTacgattttcgagaaattgatGCTCTGGTTTGCCGATTCTATATATCGAGATAAAGTTGCAAGATTGGTTCTTCTATGGGTTAATAATCATTTTAATGATTTCGAGACGAACGATGAGATGTGGAATCTATTAGAACGTTTTGAAGGAGCATTAGAAAGAGATGGAATGCATTCTCAACTATCTTTATTGAATATTGCATGTTCTGTAAAAGCAAAACCTCGACAAGTGATATTAACAAGGAGAAAAGATGACAAAATGATGATGAGATTAGTTGGAG gTCAAGAATCAGGCAACTCTGTATACGTGGCCGAAGTCTTCCCAGATACGTCAGCAGCGAGAGAAGGTGTGAAGAGAGCTGATGAAATGTTAGAAGTGAATCAACAATCAGCTAAATATTTATCAGCCAAAAAAGCGGAAGATCTACTAACGGGGTCTCTGTCATTAACTTTGATGCTCAAAAATAATGTTCTTGGGTACAAGGAgacaattggaaaaattgaacataatAAGCCTAAAAATGGAACATCAAGATCTGGTGCCGGAATTCCAATGGTAATTCCAGTTCACAAAACTTCAATAACTGGAAAGAAATCATCGACGACAAGTAGCAAATCGGGTatgatggaaaaattgatgacaATATTGAAATCATCAAAAGAAGATTCAATGGATTTCACTGATGAAGCTAAGATATCATCAGCCGATCTTCGTCCAAGTCGATCCAATCCTGATATCACTAGCATATCACAGTACTACGGACCAGTACGAAGCGAATGTCCTGAACACGTTCTGAAGATTTATCGAAATGATCAGACATTCAAATATCTGCCAGTTTACAAAGAAACGTCTGCTCAGAATGTTGTACAACTGGCATTGCAAGAGTTTAATATGACAGCAGAAGGAAGTCCAGAATGGTCACTTTGTGAATGTACTGTTACGATTGATGGAGTTATAAAACAGAGAAGGTTACCACCacaaatggaaaatttggctgaaagaATAGCTTTGAATTCgag atattatctgaaaaacaatagTCGATCTGAACCTCTTGTACCTGATGAATTGGCTCCCGAACTTTTGAAAGAGGCCCAAACTCAACTGCTCAGTTTAAATGCTCAAGTCGTTGCTGCTCAACTAACTTTGCAagacttttcagttttttcagcaattgaaCCAACAGAATTTCTAGATAACTTATTCAAGCTGGATTCCAA GTACGGCTCCCCAAAACTTGAAGAATTCGAACAGTTATTCAATCGTGAAATGTGGTGGGTGGCGACAGAGATTTGCACAGAAAGACATGTTCAAAAACGTGCAAAACTgattaaaaagtttataaaagtGGCGAGATATTGTCGGGatcttcgaaatttcaattcaatgtTTGCTATTATGAGTGGACTTGATAAGCCAGCAGTTCGTAGGTTGCATTCCAGTTGGGAACGGGTTTCGAG TAAATACATTCGTATGCTTGATGAAATCCATCAACTTGTCGATCCTTCTCGTAATATGTCAAAGTATCGTCAACATCTTGCTGAAGTCGCCCAAGAACCGCCTGTTGTCCCAATTTATCCTGTAATCAAAAAAGATCTCACATTTGCTCACGATGGTAATGCAacatattctgaaaaactaaTCAATTTCGAGAAGCTTCGACTTATTGCAAAATCAATTCGAGGTGTAATGAAATTGAGTAGTGCACCTTATGAAATTGCTAGTATGGCAGAGAGG agtgGTGGAGTTGTAATGGACGCTCTTCTTCATATGAATtcattcgaaaattcaaatgtagCCACAATGAGGAAGGGAATGAGTGGAAAACAGAATCAGccacgaaaaaaagtttatgaacAAGCTCTTATGGTACGGAAAGTGAAATCATATCTCGAAGGATTACATGTTGTTGATAATGAAATGGAATTGGATTCAATGAGTTATGACATTGAACCACAAGTTCAGA CAGCTCACCGTGGTGCTAATTCATCATCGACTGCAAATATTCGTCGTGTTCCATCTCCAACTCCATCGTCACTTTCCTCTCAATCAGCCGGGTCAGCCGATCAATCATCTCGGCATCGTCTTCTTTTCAATGGAACCGGCTCAATTTCGTCAGCTGGTGGTGGTTCTAAATTTGGAGTCGAATCTCCACAAGCTGTACAAAAAATGCTGTCACTTGTTCAGAATTCCAAAGTTAAAG GTGCTCCACCTCAAATCACATCTCCATCCACATCAGCAAGATCCTCTCTTCAACGGAATATGCCACGTGTAACTGGTCGACAAGCGACATCCTCGGCTCAAGGGCCAGTTCAACTGAATGAAGAGACGTCTACGGTTACGACATATTATCAATCAG ACGTGCTCATCTAA
- the pxf-1 gene encoding Rap guanine nucleotide exchange factor 2 (Confirmed by transcript evidence) — protein sequence MIVIDYPTEPQSNGMSPRTPPRGIHHSGEPVHQKTPRKSAPNMSVDSIAMPPPPVPPRPLRLPQTAAKGPAPLPPRGLPRTYPLDFPVDIPTTSSSSSNTSYNDQHRSQVYLNGLSADEDTLVRVKHRREKSNSVGGQAQNGISTARRLRGRSTASSTTTEGETASNEGADSDEDEGSMPSQESSSGGFMDLRDSVRECLEKEPSERNSEDLAVLLDFMQHMSAFAALPMSIKRQLCLKMVFAVVNDAGTVVLAHNEKLDSWSVIVNGCVEVVKPSGERVEYKLGDSFGAEPTPATQIHIGEMRTMVDDCEFVLVEHRDFCSIMSTIGDHIEKDRDGLTGEVVSEVERRTVGTHCGQVLIKGKPDKLIHHLVDERDHNVDPHYVDDFLLTYRVFIRDPTTIFEKLMLWFADSIYRDKVARLVLLWVNNHFNDFETNDEMWNLLERFEGALERDGMHSQLSLLNIACSVKAKPRQVILTRRKDDKMMMRLVGGQESGNSVYVAEVFPDTSAAREGVKRADEMLEVNQQSAKYLSAKKAEDLLTGSLSLTLMLKNNVLGYKETIGKIEHNKPKNGTSRSGAGIPMVIPVHKTSITGKKSSTTSSKSGMMEKLMTILKSSKEDSMDFTDEAKISSADLRPSRSNPDITSISQYYGPVRSECPEHVLKIYRNDQTFKYLPVYKETSAQNVVQLALQEFNMTAEGSPEWSLCECTVTIDGVIKQRRLPPQMENLAERIALNSRYYLKNNSRSEPLVPDELAPELLKEAQTQLLSLNAQVVAAQLTLQDFSVFSAIEPTEFLDNLFKLDSKYGSPKLEEFEQLFNREMWWVATEICTERHVQKRAKLIKKFIKVARYCRDLRNFNSMFAIMSGLDKPAVRRLHSSWERVSSKYIRMLDEIHQLVDPSRNMSKYRQHLAEVAQEPPVVPIYPVIKKDLTFAHDGNATYSEKLINFEKLRLIAKSIRGVMKLSSAPYEIASMAERSGGVVMDALLHMNSFENSNVATMRKGMSGKQNQPRKKVYEQALMVRKVKSYLEGLHVVDNEMELDSMSYDIEPQVQTAHRGANSSSTANIRRVPSPTPSSLSSQSAGSADQSSRHRLLFNGTGSISSAGGGSKFGVESPQAVQKMLSLVQNSKVKGAPPQITSPSTSARSSLQRNMPRVTGRQATSSAQGPVQLNEETSTVTTYYQSDVLI from the exons ATGATTGTG attgactATCCAACGGAACCCCAATCGAATGGAATGTCACCACGAACACCTCCTCGAGGAATTCATCATTCAGGAGAACCAGTTCATCAGAAAACTCCTAGAAAATCG GCACCAAATATGTCAGTTGATTCAATTGCAATGCCGCCACCTCCAGTTCCACCTCGTCCTCTACGTCTTCCACAAACTGCAGCTAAAGGCCCAGCTCCTCTGCCGCCACGTGGTTTACCTAGAACATATCCATTGGATTTTCCTGTAGATATTCCAACaacgtcatcatcatcatcaaacaCTTCATATAATGATCAACATCGTAGTCAAGTATATTTGAATGGATTATCCGCTGATGAAGATACTCTTGTTCGAGTGAAGCATAGAAGAGAGAAAAGCAATTCAGTTGGAGGACAAGCCCAGAATGGAATTTCAACTGCTCGGAGGCTTCGAGGAAGAAGCACAGCATCATCTACAACTACTGAAGGTGAAACAGCTTCCAACGAAGGAGCAGATTCAGACGAAGATGAAGGGAGTATGCCTTCACAAGAATCAAGTAGTGGAGGATTCATGGATCTGCGAGATTCTGTCCGAGAATGTCTTGAAAAGGAACCTTCAGAACGAAATTCAGAAGATCTTGCAGTTTTACTCGATTTCATGCAACATATGTCCGCATTTGCCGCTTTGCCGATGTCAATAAAACGTCAGTTATGcttgaaaatggtttttgcGGTAGTAAACGATGCGGGTACGGTAGTTCTTGCTCACAACGAGAAACTCGATTCATGGTCTGTAATAGTGAATGGATGTGTAGAAGTTGTAAAACCATCTGGTGAGCGTGTTGAATACAAGCTCGGAGATTCATTTGGTGCAGAACCAACACCTGCAACACAAATTCATATCGGTGAAATGAGAACAATGGTGGATGATTGTGAATTCGTACTTGTTGAACATCgagatttttgttcaattatgTCGACAATTGGTGATCATATTGAAAAAGATCGAGACGGTTTGACAGGAGAAGTTGTGTCAGAAGTTGAACGAAGGACTGTTGGAACTCATTGTGGACAAGTGCTTATCAAAGGAAAACCAGACAAATTAATACACCATTTAGTGGATGAACGAGATCATAATGTTGATCCACACTATGTCGACGATTTTCTATTGACCTATCGAGTTTTCATAAGAGATCCAACTacgattttcgagaaattgatGCTCTGGTTTGCCGATTCTATATATCGAGATAAAGTTGCAAGATTGGTTCTTCTATGGGTTAATAATCATTTTAATGATTTCGAGACGAACGATGAGATGTGGAATCTATTAGAACGTTTTGAAGGAGCATTAGAAAGAGATGGAATGCATTCTCAACTATCTTTATTGAATATTGCATGTTCTGTAAAAGCAAAACCTCGACAAGTGATATTAACAAGGAGAAAAGATGACAAAATGATGATGAGATTAGTTGGAG gTCAAGAATCAGGCAACTCTGTATACGTGGCCGAAGTCTTCCCAGATACGTCAGCAGCGAGAGAAGGTGTGAAGAGAGCTGATGAAATGTTAGAAGTGAATCAACAATCAGCTAAATATTTATCAGCCAAAAAAGCGGAAGATCTACTAACGGGGTCTCTGTCATTAACTTTGATGCTCAAAAATAATGTTCTTGGGTACAAGGAgacaattggaaaaattgaacataatAAGCCTAAAAATGGAACATCAAGATCTGGTGCCGGAATTCCAATGGTAATTCCAGTTCACAAAACTTCAATAACTGGAAAGAAATCATCGACGACAAGTAGCAAATCGGGTatgatggaaaaattgatgacaATATTGAAATCATCAAAAGAAGATTCAATGGATTTCACTGATGAAGCTAAGATATCATCAGCCGATCTTCGTCCAAGTCGATCCAATCCTGATATCACTAGCATATCACAGTACTACGGACCAGTACGAAGCGAATGTCCTGAACACGTTCTGAAGATTTATCGAAATGATCAGACATTCAAATATCTGCCAGTTTACAAAGAAACGTCTGCTCAGAATGTTGTACAACTGGCATTGCAAGAGTTTAATATGACAGCAGAAGGAAGTCCAGAATGGTCACTTTGTGAATGTACTGTTACGATTGATGGAGTTATAAAACAGAGAAGGTTACCACCacaaatggaaaatttggctgaaagaATAGCTTTGAATTCgag atattatctgaaaaacaatagTCGATCTGAACCTCTTGTACCTGATGAATTGGCTCCCGAACTTTTGAAAGAGGCCCAAACTCAACTGCTCAGTTTAAATGCTCAAGTCGTTGCTGCTCAACTAACTTTGCAagacttttcagttttttcagcaattgaaCCAACAGAATTTCTAGATAACTTATTCAAGCTGGATTCCAA GTACGGCTCCCCAAAACTTGAAGAATTCGAACAGTTATTCAATCGTGAAATGTGGTGGGTGGCGACAGAGATTTGCACAGAAAGACATGTTCAAAAACGTGCAAAACTgattaaaaagtttataaaagtGGCGAGATATTGTCGGGatcttcgaaatttcaattcaatgtTTGCTATTATGAGTGGACTTGATAAGCCAGCAGTTCGTAGGTTGCATTCCAGTTGGGAACGGGTTTCGAG TAAATACATTCGTATGCTTGATGAAATCCATCAACTTGTCGATCCTTCTCGTAATATGTCAAAGTATCGTCAACATCTTGCTGAAGTCGCCCAAGAACCGCCTGTTGTCCCAATTTATCCTGTAATCAAAAAAGATCTCACATTTGCTCACGATGGTAATGCAacatattctgaaaaactaaTCAATTTCGAGAAGCTTCGACTTATTGCAAAATCAATTCGAGGTGTAATGAAATTGAGTAGTGCACCTTATGAAATTGCTAGTATGGCAGAGAGG agtgGTGGAGTTGTAATGGACGCTCTTCTTCATATGAATtcattcgaaaattcaaatgtagCCACAATGAGGAAGGGAATGAGTGGAAAACAGAATCAGccacgaaaaaaagtttatgaacAAGCTCTTATGGTACGGAAAGTGAAATCATATCTCGAAGGATTACATGTTGTTGATAATGAAATGGAATTGGATTCAATGAGTTATGACATTGAACCACAAGTTCAGA CAGCTCACCGTGGTGCTAATTCATCATCGACTGCAAATATTCGTCGTGTTCCATCTCCAACTCCATCGTCACTTTCCTCTCAATCAGCCGGGTCAGCCGATCAATCATCTCGGCATCGTCTTCTTTTCAATGGAACCGGCTCAATTTCGTCAGCTGGTGGTGGTTCTAAATTTGGAGTCGAATCTCCACAAGCTGTACAAAAAATGCTGTCACTTGTTCAGAATTCCAAAGTTAAAG GTGCTCCACCTCAAATCACATCTCCATCCACATCAGCAAGATCCTCTCTTCAACGGAATATGCCACGTGTAACTGGTCGACAAGCGACATCCTCGGCTCAAGGGCCAGTTCAACTGAATGAAGAGACGTCTACGGTTACGACATATTATCAATCAG ACGTGCTCATCTAA